ATCGAATCAACACTGGGTGAAGGAACAATCATCACATTTACGAAGCAAATTTCACCGGTACAAACACTCGTGACATAACGACATAAGGGGATGGAGAGAATCGAACAGTCATCTGAAACGTTATTAACACAAGCACTGATGCGCGAGCTGATTGCGAAGTCGCAACAAGGCGATACGGACGCAAGAAAGCGGATGATTGAAGGCAATACAAGACTTGTTTGGTCAATTGTACAGCGCTTTAGCTCGCGCGGTGTGGAGCTAGAGGATTTATTTCAAATTGGCTGCATCGGACTGATGAAATCGGTTGATAAGTTTGATTTATCATATGAGGTCAAGTTTTCAACCTATGCCGTACCGATGATTATCGGTGAAATTCAACGCTTTTTACGTGATGATGGAATGGTAAAAGTTAGTCGCTCGATACGCGAGCTCAATTTTAAAATCCGCCATGCGACGGATGAATATTTAAAAACGAATGAAAAGCCACCAACGATTGCGGAGCTCGCCGCGATATTGGACGTATCGACGGATGATATTTTAATGGCTACAGATGCGATGCGTGACCCAGCGAGCTTGCATGACCAGCTATTTGAAAACGACGGAGACTCGATCACGCTCATGGATCAAATGCGCGACGATAAATCGCAGTTACCATTTGAATATATTCCATTAAAGGATTTACTACAGCGGCTTGGGAAGCGTGAGCAATCGATTATTTATTTCCGTTATTATTTAGATTTAACGCAAACTGAAATCGCAGACCGACTCGGCATTTCTCAAGTGCAGGTGTCGCGCTTAGAAAAAAAGATTTTAGCACAGTTAAAAACATGGCTTGAACTACCAACAACAAGTAAGCGGTGAAAACATGAAGAATCAATTATTCACATCTAAGGATATCGCTAAAGATTATTTAGAGAAACGCTTTGACACGAAGCGTACGTTTGATGTTTGCGTAAAAGACATCACGATTAAAAATCTACCGACACTCACCGTATATATTAGTGGATTAGTGAATGGTGAGAGCTTGGCTGAAATGCTTACCAACTTACAGTGGGAACAGCAAGAAGAAATTGAAGATGAAAATGAGTATTTCAACGAGCATTTTAATTACCACGGCAAGGAAGAGGCAACATCGCTTGATGATTTTTTATTAGGTGTTTTAAGTGGGCGTGTGGGCTTTATCACACTGAGTGGTTATGCGTTTTTAGCGGAGTTTCGTGAATATCCGGGGAGAAGTCCTGAAGAGCCTGACAATGAAAAAGTGATTCGAGGTTCGCGCGACGGCTTTGCGGAAAACGTCATTCAAAATGTTGCGCTCATTCGGCGCCGCATTCGGAGCACCGAGCTTCGCTATCAAATGCACCATGTATCAACTTATGGCCAAACCGATGTAGTCATTGCCTATATGGCTGATCTAGTAAATGACGAACATTTGCAGTGGATTACCGAACGGCTTAATCAAATTAAGCATGATGGGTTAACAATGAGTGATAAATCACTTGAAGAATGGTTGTTTAAGCAGCGCTACCATCCGCTGCCGTTTGTACGCTACACAGAACGTCCAGATATTGTCGCGGCGCATTTATTAGAAGGGCATATTGCCATCGTTGTGGATACGTCGCCGTCTGTCATGCTGATGCCGGTAACGATGTTCTATTTACTACAGCATGCAGAAGAATATCGACAAGCACCACTCATTGGATCCATGATGCGCATTTTACGCTTTGGTGCAGTGCTACTGAGCTTTTTACTTTTACCGTTTTGGTATTTACTTGTGACGAATGAGCAGCTCATACCAGATCAATTAGCGTATATAGGAATTAACGATCAGAGTGAAGTACCGCTATTTTTGCAACTGGTCATTGCCGATCTCGGGATTGAATTTTTACGCATCGCCGCCATTCACACCCCAACGCCATTATCGACTGCGATGGGGTTAATCGCCGGCATCATTATCGGACAAATTGCGATTGACGTTGGGTTATTTTCAAGCGAGGTTGTCTTATACACTGCAATTAGCGCTATTTTCACATTTGCCATTCCGAATTACGAATTAAGTATCTCGGTCAAAGTGTTCCGCATATTGCTATTGGCGATCACGGCATTGTTTGGAGTCAATGGATTTTTCATCGGGCTGTTTGCGATTTTTACGTATTTATGTGCATTAAAGCCAATGAAAGTGCCATATTTATGGCCGCTTGTGCCTTTTTTTCCAAAAGCTTTTTTACGCGTCATCATTCGTTTCCCGATGTCAACCGACGCGTTAAGGCCTTATATCGTTGGAGCAAAACAGCGAAAACGCGCATGAACGCACATTGCATGACACTCTCTCCTATGTTAAAGTTCTCATATAATATTTTGTGATTTTTGAGAATATTAAGGCGACTATTTATAGTTAGGAGAGAATGACATGCATTTTTACGGTACACAACAAATTAACGAACAAGGCCATTTAACAATTGGTGGCGTTGACACAATGGAGTTAGCTAAGGCATACGGAACACCTTTATTCGTTTATGATACGGCATTAATTCGAAAGCGCGCGCGTGGCTTTATCGATACATTTGAAAAATTAGGTGTGACGGCACAAGTTGCATATGCTTCAAAAGCATTTGCCTGTGTGGCAGCCTATCAGTTGGCGGCGCAAGAAAATTTATCGCTTGATGTCGTATCAGGTGGCGAATTATTTACTGCTATTAAAGCAGGATTCCCGGCAGAACGCATTCATTTCCACGGCAACAATAAATCTATTGCTGAACTAGAGTTAGCATTTGATACAAAAATCGGCTGTATCGTCGTAGATAACTTTTACGAAATTGCAGTAATTAAAGAAATCGCACAAAACAAAAATCAAAAAATGAACATTCTTTTACGTGTTACACCAGGCGTGGAAGCACATACACATGACTTTATTACAACAGGTCAAGCGGATTCGAAATTTGGTTTTGACTTAAATAATGGTCAAGCCGACGAAGCGTTTAAGCAAGTTGTCAATGATGACTTCATTAACTTACTGGGCTTACATTGTCACATCGGTTCACAAATTTTCGAAACTGAAGGCTTTAGCTTAGCAGCGGGTAAAGTGATGCAAAAAATGGGTGTTTGGAAAGAACAGCACGGTTTTGAAGCAACGGTCTTAAACTTAGGTGGAGGGTTTGGCATTCGTTACACGGAAGAAGACAAGCCGCTTGAGCCACATGAATATGTAGCAGACATGATTAAAGCAGCACAAGCAGAAAGTGTAAAATTAGGCTTAACAATGCCTGAAATTTGGATTGAGCCAGGCCGCTCTTTAGTAGGGGATGCAGGAACATCTCTTTACACAATCGGCTCTCAAAAAACAGTTCCAGGTGTACGCGAATACATCGCGGTTGATGGTGGCATGAGCGACAATATCCGTCCAGCACTATACGATGCAAAATACGAGGCTGTCATTGCGAACAAAGCGAATGAAGAAAAAACAAATACATATACTGTAGCAGGAAAGCTTTGTGAATCAGGTGACAAATTAATCACTGATGCGAGCTTACAAAAGGCGGAAACGGGCGACATTTTAGCGATGTTCTGTACAGGTGCTTATGGGTATTCAATGGCATCTAACTACAACCGTGTGCCGCGTCCAGCTGTTGTATTCGTAGAAAATGGTGAGCACCAATTAGCGATCCAACGCGAAAGTTATGAAGATTTAGTAGTAAATGACCTACCGTTAACATTAAAAAAGGGTGAATAAACGTTGAAACTTTCAAAGCAAGCGAAATGGGGATTAGGTTTACTGACAGCAATCATTGTGTGGAGTCTTCTTTTCATTTACGTTATCAGTCCATTAGTTTATAAAATGTCGAACTAGTTTAGTACAAGCTACAGTGTAACGTTGGAAAATTGTGTTATTGCATTTCTCGGCATCTTTTGATAGGATTTGCAATGGTAGAATTGAGGGAATGTTAAATGTTAGTTCGATATAAAAAGACACTTGAAAAAATTGCGATGGGATTAATTTCATTAATGCCGCAAGAAAAAGAAATCAAACGCTTAATGGAAACTATTCAACAATATGAACAAAACGATAATTGGACATTATATTTGTGGAAAAAGAATGATGAATACGTTGGAACAGTTGGCATTATGGAAGAAGATAATGTTGCAACACTCCAGCATATTACAGTCATTCCATCTTATCGCGGTGAAGGGGTAGCCATGGAAATGCTACAGGAGCTAAAAGATATGGGCTACGAGAAAATCGTTCCCAATGATGACACACATGCATTTGTTCAAAAGTGTATACCTATATTAAATAACGAAGCAGATGAGTAATCTGGCTTCAATAAAAAAGTGAAGTGGCCTCTGCAGCCATTTCACTTTTTTATTTGTTAAGGAAATTATAGATTATCGCATTGTGGATAACTTTGCATAAAGTTCCCTCTACGTCTAGGCTAAAGCGCCAGCCCCTCGAGCTTTTCGGTCCCGCCTTGAGATGCGTGGTAAAGCGTTTACTTTCTAGTCGGGCCCTCCAAAGCTTGAGGCTCACACGACGTGAGTCATTTCGGGCATGCCACATGGATGTGGCGTTTTGACCGATCACGGCTTAGAGGGCGCTTTAGCGCTTTGTTTCTTTGCGGTTGAAGGCACGGATCTGTTTACTAAGTTCTCGCTCGGCAATGACTTCAGAGCGGTCGCGTAGCATATGCTTGTGTAAAATAAATTGTGGATCGAGTGGCGCGGTTGCCGCGATTTTTTCTTCGGTTGCTTTTTTTAGCGCGGCATTCGTTAGCGGAATATTAATACGAGAAAAGGATTCGTGTGACTTTATGCGTGCATACAAGGTAGACATGTCTCTTAGAAGCCGTGCGAAATCGATATACTCAAAAAATGGGGAACCGGCATTCGTTTCGAAATTATCAATGGCTTTTTTCAGGATACGCGCAGCCCCATCAAAATTTTCACGGCGCCAATGATACATACCCGTTGCCAGTTGAACATAGCCTACAAGTGGATGCAACTTTTCGCCAGGCGCAATGTCCTTCCAATACTCTTCAAGCACTTCATGGCATTCAAAATAGTCTTCATTGCCATTAAAATACGCCAGGTAATCGATAAACAGTGGGTGAAGTAAGGGATGCATTGTAAACTCCTTTCGAATATACTAATTAAGTAATGGTATAATGATTTTTGCTGTTTAATAAAAATGTATTAATAAAACTACTTTTTTAAGGTGTGCTTTAACATAAAGTCCGTTGTACTGCGTTGCGGAGAACCTCCACTTCGTACAACTCTAGTTTGTTATTGTCATAAGTAACTTAGATATATTACAAGTGAAAAATAATGCTTTTTTGATATATAAGTAGTTTTGGGATTTATTAAAGTAATCCTTATATTAACATACCCGCCGCCTCGCGATAGCGCAAGCGGCAGCATTGGACTCTTTAATTTTATTTACGAGAGTAGAATGATTGAATCGGTGAGATCACGTGGCTTAGCACGGACATGCATAGGCCATCGATAAAGAAACATTATGCAAAAAATTTAAATCCAAAGATAGGTGACTAAAAATATGTCTTATGAAGTAAAGCTAGAAGCCTTTAGTGGGCCGCTGGATTTATTGTTGCACTTAATCAACCGCTTGGAAATCGATATTTATGATATTCCGATGTCTGAACTGACTGAGCAATATATCGATCATATTCATGCGATGCAAACATTAGAATTAAATGAAGCAAGCGAGTATTTAGTGATGGCGGCAACACTGCTAGCTATTAAAAGTCGTACGTTAATCCCGATTAACGAGGGCGAAATTGACATCGAGGAGTTCGATGTTGATGAAGTCGATCCGCGTGAAGAATTAGTTGCACGTTTAATCGAGTATAAAAAATATAAAGAAGCTGCAACGCAATTACAAGAGCTAGAAAGTGAACGTGGACAAGTATTTACAAAAGCACCAGCGGATTTATCGGAATTTATGTCAGATGAACAAATGACGATGTTTGATACAAACGTCAACGTCTATGACATGCTTAGTGCGTTCCAAAAGTTAATGCGCCGAAAACAACTGAAAAAGCCGTTAGCAACACGTATTGCGCGCCAAGAAATTTCGGTGAAGGAGCAAATGCGCTCCGTGGTAAATGTATTAAAGCAAGCAGGCGGAAAAATGATGTTTTCGCAGCTATTTAAATATGAAGACAAATCAATGCTTGTCTTAACATTTTTAACATTACTTGAGCTGATGAAGCGTCAAGTCGTCTTTGTTGAACAAGAAAAAAACTTTGACGATTTATCCGTATTGCTAAAGAAAGAGGAGATTGGCGATGAACTCGAACAAATTGTTGAGCCGAATTGAGGCATTATTATTCGTAGCAGGCGATGAAGGTATGACAGCAAAGCAGCTTGCACAATATATAGAAGTAGACCTAATGGATATTGAGGCAGGCTTAAGTGACCTACTCTCACAATATAATGAAGAAGAAGCGCGAGGCATTACATTAAAAGAGCTTGCTGGTACATACCAATTAACAACAAAACCAGACGTTGCGGATACATTGAAAAAATTAATCGAAAACCCAACGAATCAGGTATTAACAGCAGCTTCATTAGAAGTGCTTGCCATTATTGCCTACAAGCAACCGATCACACGTGCTGAGGTGGAAGATTTACGCGGTGTGAAAAGTGAGCGCCCTATCGCAACGCTTGTGTCTCGTGCCCTTGTACAAGAAGTGGGCCGTGCAGAAGGGACAGGTCGTGCGATTTTATACGGGACGACAAAAGAGTTTTTAAACTACTTTGGCCTAAAAAATATTAAAGAGTTGCCACCACTTCCAGAAGACGTGGATACAGATGATGAGCAACCAACCGATTTATTCTTAACGAAGTTCCAAGAAACATTTAACCAAAACTAAAAGGAGTGACCTGTTGAAGAAGTGGATTGTTTGTATGATTGTATTGTTACTAGTGAGTACGAGTGCTATTCAAACAAATGCAGCTGGAGCAAGCTATGCCGTCATTGATGCGGAAAACGGTCGATTACTGTTAGGAGAAAACGAACACGCACAATTACCGATTGCGAGCTTAACGAAAATTTGGACAGCTTTAATTGTCCTAGAGCGGAGCGAATTATCGGATTTAGTGTATGTTTCGAGTCGTGCCGCTGCTGTGGAAGGCTCGTCGATTTACCTGGAGCAAGGGCAAACCTACACGATTGACTATTTAGTGCATGGGTTAATGATGCAATCGGGCAATGATGCGGCGGTTGCACTAGCCGAGCATGTCGGCGGCTCGGTGGAGGGCTTTGTTCATTTAATGAACGAAAAGGCAAAGGCCTATCAATTAAAACAAACGACGTTCACCAATCCAACAGGCCTTCATCACGAAAAACATCTCTCTTCTGCCTACGATACAGCGAGAATGCTACAAATTGCGATGCAACATGAAGCATTTCAAAAAATTGCCTCTACAAAAGTTTTTTCGCAAGGAATGACGTGGAAAAACAAGCATCGTTTACTGCATGAAGAGGTCGGGGCAATTGCTGGGAAAACAGGATACACAAAAGTAGCAAGCCGCACACTTGCTACTTTTTTTAAACGGGAACAAAAATCTTTCGTTGTCGTCACGTTAAATGAAGGAAATGACTGGTTTATTCACAAGGAATTGGCAAATTATGTAGAAACACATTTTGAACATGAAATCATCGTCAAAAAAGGTACCTATAAAGTAAATGGAATTTCCGTGTTTGTCGATAGGCCGATGAAACTCCTGTTGAAAAAAGGGGATAGACCAGAGCTTCGGCACCTGCTTGTTGTATCGCGCCATCCCGATTCTGACCGTGCCGCTTGGCGGGTTTATGAAGATAACGTTTTAGTTGCATCGAAATTGATGACCGTAACGGCACGCTAAACCCTCATCAATTAGGTCGTAAAGTAATGGATAAAAGTTAATTCCCTTTTCTAATGGCAGGAAGTATGACATAATCAAAAACGTAAAACTGTGAATGCGTACGCTGAGAAGCACGCGTTATTTGCGCATATCAATCAATGAGGTGAACTTATGGAACGATTACAGAAAGTGATTGCATACGCAGGCGTAGCATCACGACGTAAAGCGGAGCAATTAATTGTAGAAGGTAAAGTTAAAGTAAACGGAAAAGTGATCAAAGAATTAGGAACGAAGGTAGCTAATTCGGATGAGATCGAAGTAGAAGGCGTGAAATTAGAAAAAGAAGATAAAGTGTATTTCTTATTATATAAACCACGTGCCTATATTTCTGCTGTAACTGATGATAAAGGTCGTAATACAGTAACAGATATTTTCAAAAAGCACGTACATCAACGTATTTTCCCAGTAGGTCGTTTAGATTACGATACAACGGGCTTGTTATTATTAACGAATGACGGCGAGTTCTCAAACTTAATGACTCACCCGAAATTCAAAATCGATAAAACATATATCGCGCGTGTAAAAGGGATTCCAACAAAGCAGGGCTTAATGCAGCTACAAAACGGAATCAAGCTTGAAGATGGTAAAACAGCACCAGCGAAAGTAAGTATGACAAGCTATGATGAAAATGCAGGCAAAGCTATTTGTGAAATTACCATTCATGAAGGTCGTAATCGTCAAGTACGTCGTATGTTCGAAGCAATCGGTACACCAGTCGTAAAATTAAAACGTGAGCGCTTTGCGTTCCTTGATTTAGTCGGTTTATCTCCAGGTGAATACCGCCAGTTAACGAAGCACGAAGTAAAATTACTACGTGTATTAGCGGAAACAGGAAAAATAGATTTCAACAGATAGATAGTGGAAACGTTCATAAAGGATTCAAAACTAAGCAATTTCTAACTTGTAATTATTTGCTATAATGGCAAAAGCAGTTGCGGAAAAGGAAGGAGGTTTTCCTATTTGGAACAAAAGAAAAAACGTTCGATTACGCGCGGTACGATTCTAGCAATTTTAGCATTAGCCATTGGATATACTATATACGCCGCCGTAGCGAAGGATAAAATAGAGCTCATTGCAGTTGGTGCAGATGCGCCGGACTTTGAAGTTGTCGATTTAAACGGTGACAAGCATCGACTAAAGGATTACAAGGGTGAAGGTGTGCTCCTCAATTTTTGGGGTACCTGGTGTGAGCCTTGTGAACGAGAGTTCCCAGCAATGGAACGTCAATACGATGTGTTTAAAGAGCAAGGTGTCGAAATGATTGCGGTTAACTTTGCCCAGTCAGATTTTGAAGTAAATAAATACGTAGCGAATATGGGCATGACGTTCCCTGTTGCCATCGATAAAACGAAAAGTGTATTCACTGCCTATAACATCGGCCCACTTCCCACTTCGATCTTTATTAAGCCAGACGGTACAATAGATCGAATCGAAAAAGGTGAAATGAGCGAAGTAGAAATCATTCAATATTTAGAATCGATAAAGCCGGAATAGGAGTTTTTACGCAATGAATAAAATACTTTGTGAATGCGGGCATGAAAATCCTGAAGGCACAAATCTGTGTCAAAAATGCGGTTCCCCTCTAACGGAGGAGGAAAAAGGCAAAAAGATTGCAGATATGCGTTATGAAGGAACAGCCATCCGTTCAAAAACTTATAACAAGTCAATTATTGATAAAATTTGGAATTTCTTTTCGAGTGTAAAGGTTGGGATTACACTCATCATTATTAATTTAATAGCAGCATCGCTTGGTACAATTTTACCGCAGGAGTTTTTCATTAGTGTCGCAACAGACGCGGAGAAAAAACAGTACTATTCAGATGTTTATGGTTGGTTCGGTGAAATCTATTATGCATTAGGTTTATCGGATCTTTATTCGTCCCTTTGGTTCCAAATACTTGTATTAATGTTAGGTGTGTCCATCATTATTGCCAGTATCGACCGCGGTATTCCATTACATAAATCATTAAAAAATCAGCGAGTTAAACGACATATTAATTTTATGAAGCGTCAGCGTGTTGTGGCAAATGGTGCCCCTCTAAAGGAAAGTACGCAGACAATGGAATTAGTCGAGCAAAAGCTAAAAGATTTAAAATACAACGTACGCCGTGAAGACAATGCGGTCATGGCAGAAAAGGGTCGTTTTTCGCGTTACGGTGCGTATGTCAACCATGTAGGCTTAATTGTATTTATCATCGGTGTCATGCTGCATTTATTGCCAGGCGTTTATGTCGATGAATCGATGTGGCTCCGCGAAGGCGAAACACGTGCGATTCCAGGCGTGGATGGCTATTTCTTGAAAAATGATAAATTCATTTTAGAGACCTATGACAACGATCCACAAGGCGAGCAGCTAAAGCAAGGCGTTAATACGATGGCAAAAAACTATCAAACTAATGTCACGCTTTACAAACAAGCAGAAGATGCCGTACCTGGACAAGCAGATAATCTAGAAGAAGTAAAATCCTACGAAATCCGCGTAAACCACCCGTTAAAGCATGAAGGGTTTGCGATGTATCAAATGGATTATCGCTTAAACGAATTAAAAACAATGGTTTTCGATTTAACGAATAAATCAACAGAAGCATCACTTGGACAAGTAAGTATTGATTTAACCAATCCTCAAGATGAGTATGATTTAGGGAATGGTACGAAAGTGCGCTTAATGGGTTATTATCCAGATTTTTCTGGCTTTAAAGAAGGTGTTCCACAAACAGCAACACAAACACCAAATAACCCAGCGTTTATTTTCAAAATGTATACACCTGAAACACCAGACGGCGAAACAAGCTTTGTCGCAATTCAAAATACACTTGAGCCGGATGGTGAAAATGTGTATAAAATGAAGTTCGCAAATGTGGAAACGCGCAATATGTCAGGTTTAATGGTTCGTTACGATAAAACGATACCGCTGTTAATTGTAGGTGGCATTATTTTCATGATTGGTGTGACAATCGGTTCGTACTGGAATCACCGCCGTATTTGGGTGGAGCAGCTAGCAGACGGTACGATTCGGTTAGCCGCACATACAAATAAAAACTGGTTTGGTATAAAGAAAGATTTAAATGCGTTAACGGCGCATGCCCATTTACCACAGTATATAGATCAACAAGATTTAGAGAATAACGACAATGTTGAAATAGAAAAGGATGGTAAAACTTCATGAGTTTAATCGATTTAAGCGGTAACTTGCTTTATGTGGCATTCCTTTGTTATTTATTTGGAACGTTTTTCTTTGGCGGTGCCATTAAAGAAAAAAATGATACTGCAGCAAGTCGCGCCGATAAGTACGGTAAAATAGCGATTATTATTACAATCATCGGTTTTGTTGCACAACTAGGTTATTTCATTACCCGTTGGATTCACACAGGGCATGCGCCTGTAAGTAATATGTTTGAATTTACAACGGCATTTGGTATGTTTATTATTCTGTCATTTATAGTAATTTATTATATGTACAAAGTGGCAGCACTTGGTGTAGTGGCATTACCAATCGCACTATTAATCATTGGTTATGCTGCGATGTTCCCAAGCGAAGTAAGCCCGCTTGTCCCATCATTACAAAGTAATTGGTTAACAATTCACGTGATTACCGCAGCACTTGGCCAATCGATTTTTGCGATTAGTGCCGTTGCCGGTTTAGTATATTTACTAAAAAATGTGGATATGTCGAAAAAATCAAAAGAAAGCTTTTGGTTAGAAACCGTTATGTTCTGCTGTGTACTTGTCGTTGGGTTTATGGTAGCGACAATTACATTTACAGCAATGGATTACAAAGCTGAATTTGAATATGTCGATACATTAGATGCAACAAGTAAAACGACGTATACAATGCCTGCTATTTTCGGAATGAATGAATACGTGGAACTTACAGAAGATAAAATGACACCACTTGTTGAATTACCCGCATTAATCGATGCGCGTAAATTAACGACAGTTGTATGGTCAATCCTTTTCGGTTCAGTATTATACGTAATCATTCGTTTAATCTTCCGCAGAAAAGTGGCAACGATGCTACAGCCATTAGTAAAGCGTGTCAATTCGACATTACTAGATGAAATTGCCTATCGTGCCGTGTTAATCGCTTTCCCGGTATTTACACTAGGCGCACTGATTTTTGCGATGATTTGGGCGCAAGAAGCATGGGGCCGTTTCTGGGGCTGGGACCCGAAAGAAGTATGGGCACTGATAACTTGGTTGTTCTATGCAGCCTTTTTACACCTTCGTTTATCGAAGGGATGGGAAGGGAAAAAGACAGCATGGTTAACGGTAATTGGCTTCTTAATCATTATTTTTAATTTAGTTGTTGTTAATCTAGTAATCGCAGGATTACATTCATACGCATAAAATTAACAAAATATCATAATTTTAGAAAAGTTCTTCCTTGTTTGGTCGAGCTTTTCTTTTCAATTGCCTTTTGAACAGGTACAATAGAATGAGAAACAGAGTTTTGAAAGGGGTAACACCAGTGTCTGAAAATATTTCTGTATTAATCGTTGATGACGAGGATCGTATTCGTCGCTTATTAAAAATGTACTTAGAACGCGAAGGTTATTTTGTAGAAGAAGCTGAAAACGGCGAACAAGCACTAGAAATGGCATTAGAAAAAGATTACCACTGTATTTTACTAGATATTATGATGCCTGAAAAAGACGGGCTTGAAGTGTGTGCAGAGCTACGTGAAAAGAAAACAACACCAATTATTTTATTAACGGCAAAAGGTGAAGAAGCGAACCGTGTACAAGGTTTCGAGCTTGGCGCGGATGACTATATCGTAAAACCATTTAGTCCTCGTGAAGTCGTATTACGTGTAAAAGCAATTTTACGTCGT
The sequence above is a segment of the Solibacillus sp. FSL H8-0523 genome. Coding sequences within it:
- a CDS encoding cytochrome c biogenesis protein ResB yields the protein MNKILCECGHENPEGTNLCQKCGSPLTEEEKGKKIADMRYEGTAIRSKTYNKSIIDKIWNFFSSVKVGITLIIINLIAASLGTILPQEFFISVATDAEKKQYYSDVYGWFGEIYYALGLSDLYSSLWFQILVLMLGVSIIIASIDRGIPLHKSLKNQRVKRHINFMKRQRVVANGAPLKESTQTMELVEQKLKDLKYNVRREDNAVMAEKGRFSRYGAYVNHVGLIVFIIGVMLHLLPGVYVDESMWLREGETRAIPGVDGYFLKNDKFILETYDNDPQGEQLKQGVNTMAKNYQTNVTLYKQAEDAVPGQADNLEEVKSYEIRVNHPLKHEGFAMYQMDYRLNELKTMVFDLTNKSTEASLGQVSIDLTNPQDEYDLGNGTKVRLMGYYPDFSGFKEGVPQTATQTPNNPAFIFKMYTPETPDGETSFVAIQNTLEPDGENVYKMKFANVETRNMSGLMVRYDKTIPLLIVGGIIFMIGVTIGSYWNHRRIWVEQLADGTIRLAAHTNKNWFGIKKDLNALTAHAHLPQYIDQQDLENNDNVEIEKDGKTS
- the ccsB gene encoding c-type cytochrome biogenesis protein CcsB, with the protein product MSLIDLSGNLLYVAFLCYLFGTFFFGGAIKEKNDTAASRADKYGKIAIIITIIGFVAQLGYFITRWIHTGHAPVSNMFEFTTAFGMFIILSFIVIYYMYKVAALGVVALPIALLIIGYAAMFPSEVSPLVPSLQSNWLTIHVITAALGQSIFAISAVAGLVYLLKNVDMSKKSKESFWLETVMFCCVLVVGFMVATITFTAMDYKAEFEYVDTLDATSKTTYTMPAIFGMNEYVELTEDKMTPLVELPALIDARKLTTVVWSILFGSVLYVIIRLIFRRKVATMLQPLVKRVNSTLLDEIAYRAVLIAFPVFTLGALIFAMIWAQEAWGRFWGWDPKEVWALITWLFYAAFLHLRLSKGWEGKKTAWLTVIGFLIIIFNLVVVNLVIAGLHSYA
- a CDS encoding response regulator transcription factor codes for the protein MSENISVLIVDDEDRIRRLLKMYLEREGYFVEEAENGEQALEMALEKDYHCILLDIMMPEKDGLEVCAELREKKTTPIILLTAKGEEANRVQGFELGADDYIVKPFSPREVVLRVKAILRRSAVFSPVNSASSSKDLVVFPHLTIDHDAHRITADGTEVNLTPKEYELLYFLAKAPDKVFDREQLLKEVWHYDFFGDLRTVDTHVKRLREKLNRVSENAAKMIVTVWGVGYKFEVVND